Proteins found in one Flavobacterium channae genomic segment:
- a CDS encoding glycine-rich domain-containing protein: protein MRVTSVTVEIWGAGGGGGGSNTNGSGGSGGGSGAYASKTMIVTPSTNYTFTIGTGGAGGAANTATGGNGGDSTINFGGLITAGGGTGGARNNGAVGTGGVASGGTTNTNGNPGMAGTTSGGNGGSAPNGGTGGTGSTNAAGNPGNTPGGGGGGGERGGGNQPGGSGARGEIRFTYTVTSPCTSAINLPCGTTNLAGTTVGSSNFTHNSGCLMSNYGAWYTFVGDGQQTTITSTAGAGFDHEMSISSGSCGTLTNIACQDSGLSGGTETYTFISSAGVNYYVYIAYYSSTGTATDTGTFTISRTCTPIVSPANDNCSGAIALTVNPDLNCGTVTSGTVQFATDSGITGSGCFGTDDDDVWYRFVATNTTHHVSLLNISGSATDLYHAVYSGASGCGSLGAAITCSDPNSSILTGLTIGQTYYVQVYSYTSTTGQNTTFNICIGTPPPPPSNDNCSGAITLTVNPDTSCAVVTAGTVASATDSGIAGSGCFGTDDDDVWYRFVATNTTHYVNLLNVTGSATDMYHAVYSGASGCGTLGAAILCSDSDSSIVNGLTIGQTYYVQVYTYTSTGGQTTNFNICIGTPPPPPSNDNCSGAISLTVNTDLSCTTTTAGSVASATDSGIAGSG, encoded by the coding sequence CTGCGAGTAACTTCGGTTACTGTTGAAATATGGGGCGCTGGTGGTGGTGGTGGTGGTTCTAATACTAATGGATCTGGTGGGTCTGGAGGAGGCTCAGGGGCTTATGCTTCTAAAACAATGATAGTAACACCTTCTACAAATTACACGTTCACAATAGGAACTGGGGGAGCTGGAGGAGCTGCAAATACAGCTACTGGAGGTAACGGAGGTGATTCTACAATAAATTTTGGTGGATTAATAACTGCTGGTGGTGGAACTGGTGGAGCAAGAAACAATGGTGCTGTTGGGACTGGCGGAGTCGCTTCTGGAGGAACAACAAACACAAATGGAAACCCTGGAATGGCGGGTACTACATCTGGGGGAAATGGAGGTAGCGCTCCAAATGGAGGTACTGGAGGTACTGGAAGTACAAATGCGGCTGGCAATCCTGGAAACACACCCGGTGGCGGTGGCGGTGGTGGAGAAAGAGGCGGTGGAAATCAACCTGGTGGTTCTGGAGCACGTGGTGAAATACGTTTCACATATACTGTAACTAGCCCATGTACATCAGCTATAAACTTACCTTGCGGAACTACAAATCTTGCAGGAACAACTGTTGGTAGTTCAAATTTCACCCATAACAGTGGGTGCTTAATGAGTAATTATGGAGCATGGTACACTTTTGTTGGAGACGGACAACAAACAACAATTACCTCTACTGCAGGCGCTGGATTTGATCATGAAATGTCAATTTCATCAGGTAGTTGTGGAACACTAACAAATATTGCTTGTCAAGATTCAGGTTTGTCAGGCGGAACTGAAACCTATACTTTTATTTCATCAGCTGGAGTAAATTATTATGTTTATATAGCTTATTATAGTTCTACTGGCACAGCTACTGACACAGGAACTTTTACAATTTCTAGAACTTGTACTCCTATAGTATCTCCCGCAAATGACAATTGCTCTGGAGCTATAGCATTAACTGTAAATCCAGATCTAAATTGCGGAACGGTGACTAGTGGAACAGTTCAATTTGCAACTGATTCTGGAATAACAGGAAGTGGATGTTTTGGCACAGACGACGATGATGTTTGGTATCGATTCGTAGCAACAAACACAACACATCATGTGAGTTTATTAAATATTTCTGGTAGCGCAACAGATCTGTACCATGCTGTATATTCTGGAGCTTCAGGTTGTGGTTCACTTGGAGCTGCCATAACATGTTCTGATCCAAATTCAAGTATTTTAACAGGCTTAACAATTGGACAAACTTATTATGTACAAGTTTACTCCTATACAAGTACAACAGGTCAAAACACTACATTCAATATTTGCATTGGAACTCCCCCTCCCCCTCCATCAAATGATAATTGTAGTGGGGCTATAACCTTAACCGTAAATCCAGACACAAGTTGTGCAGTCGTTACAGCTGGAACTGTTGCTTCAGCCACAGATTCAGGAATTGCAGGCAGTGGTTGTTTTGGTACAGATGATGATGACGTTTGGTATCGATTTGTAGCAACTAACACTACTCATTACGTTAACTTATTAAATGTTACCGGTAGTGCAACCGACATGTATCACGCTGTATATTCTGGAGCTTCAGGATGCGGAACTCTTGGTGCTGCAATTTTATGTTCAGATTCAGATTCAAGTATTGTAAATGGTTTAACAATTGGACAAACTTATTATGTACAAGTATACACCTATACAAGTACAGGAGGACAAACTACAAATTTTAATATCTGTATTGGAACTCCTCCACCTCCTCCCTCAAACGATAATTGTAGTGGGGCCATCTCATTAACCGTAAATACAGATCTTAGTTGTACAACTACAACTGCAGGAAGTGTTGCATCAGCAACGGATTCTGGCATTGCCGGAAGTGGATGA